In a single window of the Planctomycetia bacterium genome:
- the rpsP gene encoding 30S ribosomal protein S16: MAVTLRLVRVGRRNRAFFRLRVSDSRHACSGRFIEELGFVDPIEPDAAKQVVLKKDRIEHWLSKGATTSPTVRALFKKNGVETPAKA, translated from the coding sequence ATGGCGGTAACGTTGAGGTTGGTGAGAGTCGGTCGTCGCAATCGGGCATTTTTTCGTCTCCGAGTGTCGGATTCCCGCCATGCCTGCAGCGGCAGGTTCATTGAGGAGTTGGGCTTCGTCGATCCCATTGAGCCCGATGCTGCAAAGCAGGTCGTCCTGAAGAAGGATCGAATCGAGCACTGGCTCAGCAAGGGTGCAACAACTTCGCCGACCGTGCGGGCGCTCTTCAAGAAGAACGGAGTCGAGACACCGGCCAAGGCTTAA
- the trmD gene encoding tRNA (guanosine(37)-N1)-methyltransferase TrmD → MRIDVLTLFPEACRPFFSASVLGRACEAGLVTIECHNIRDYTSDPHKKVDDRPFGGGPGMVMMCQPVLDAIEAVTKLSPEPPQVVLLTPQGKRLDQKFARELSGAGRLILVAGHYEGFDERIRLLLSPLEISIGDYVLSGGEAAAMVVVDAVVRLVPGALGHDQSAVEESFSVPHPDERENGPEAGGPSLLEYPHYTRPREYRGLTVPDVLVSGDHEKVRAWRLAEALRRTAQRRPDLLNGSGGRQPRD, encoded by the coding sequence ATGCGGATCGATGTTCTGACGCTTTTTCCAGAGGCTTGCAGGCCTTTTTTTTCCGCCAGTGTCCTGGGTCGGGCGTGTGAAGCAGGATTAGTGACAATCGAGTGTCACAACATTCGTGATTACACCAGCGACCCGCATAAGAAAGTGGACGACAGGCCCTTTGGCGGCGGGCCCGGCATGGTGATGATGTGTCAGCCGGTCCTCGACGCGATCGAGGCCGTGACCAAGTTGTCGCCCGAGCCGCCCCAGGTTGTCCTCCTGACGCCGCAAGGCAAGCGGCTCGATCAGAAGTTTGCCAGAGAGTTATCCGGCGCAGGTCGATTGATCCTTGTCGCCGGTCATTACGAAGGGTTTGACGAGAGAATCAGGCTGCTGCTCTCCCCTTTGGAGATTTCCATCGGGGATTACGTCCTGTCCGGCGGCGAAGCAGCAGCCATGGTGGTGGTGGATGCAGTCGTCCGGCTTGTTCCGGGCGCCCTGGGTCACGATCAGTCGGCTGTGGAAGAGTCGTTTTCCGTGCCTCATCCCGATGAGCGCGAAAACGGTCCCGAAGCCGGTGGTCCGAGCCTGCTCGAGTATCCGCACTACACCCGGCCGCGGGAGTATCGCGGCCTGACGGTCCCGGACGTGCTGGTCAGTGGTGACCACGAAAAAGTAAGAGCATGGCGGCTCGCCGAGGCGTTAAGGCGGACCGCCCAGCGCCGGCCGGACTTACTGAATGGTTCCGGCGGCAGGCAACCGAGAGACTAA
- the rplS gene encoding 50S ribosomal protein L19, translated as MRHKLIEAVEQGSLKKDPPQFEIGDTVSVGVRIVEGTKERTQPFIGVVIARQGRGMNETFTVRRIVNNEGVERIFPLQSPRIVGVEVTRHGKTRRGKLYYLRNRVGKARKLRERVSAGHGSDTAAAGAAAGPAPKSSTRETEVAVTV; from the coding sequence ATGCGTCACAAATTAATCGAAGCCGTTGAGCAGGGTTCTTTGAAGAAGGACCCGCCCCAGTTCGAAATCGGCGACACAGTTTCCGTCGGCGTGCGCATCGTTGAAGGCACCAAGGAGCGCACCCAGCCCTTCATCGGCGTCGTCATCGCCCGGCAGGGTCGGGGTATGAATGAGACCTTCACCGTTCGGCGCATCGTGAATAACGAAGGCGTCGAGCGCATCTTCCCGCTCCAGTCGCCGCGCATCGTGGGAGTTGAAGTGACTCGCCATGGCAAGACCCGCCGCGGCAAGCTCTACTACCTGCGCAATCGAGTCGGCAAGGCCCGCAAGCTCCGCGAGCGCGTCTCCGCCGGCCACGGCAGCGACACGGCAGCCGCAGGCGCCGCCGCCGGACCGGCCCCAAAGTCTTCGACCCGCGAAACCGAAGTGGCCGTCACCGTTTGA
- a CDS encoding YraN family protein, with protein MSNSKKSLGAAGEKAAEKFLRAAGFRVLSRNYTCPAGELDLICLDGSTIVFVEVKTRASDDLADPETNITPAKMRKLTQVARAWLTAHRNPDCSYRFDAVSVVLGSDREPACRHIVEAFIPSR; from the coding sequence ATGTCCAACTCGAAAAAGAGTCTGGGCGCCGCCGGTGAAAAAGCCGCAGAGAAATTCCTCCGCGCCGCCGGCTTCCGAGTACTTTCCAGAAACTACACCTGCCCCGCCGGCGAGCTCGACCTTATCTGCCTCGACGGATCGACCATCGTCTTTGTCGAGGTGAAGACGCGCGCCAGCGACGACCTCGCCGACCCCGAAACAAACATCACGCCCGCCAAGATGCGAAAGCTCACGCAGGTTGCCCGCGCCTGGCTGACCGCGCATCGCAATCCTGATTGTTCTTACCGATTCGACGCCGTCAGCGTCGTGCTCGGCTCCGATCGGGAACCCGCCTGTCGGCATATCGTCGAGGCCTTCATTCCCTCGCGATAG
- a CDS encoding sigma 54-interacting transcriptional regulator, with protein sequence MSLQDSASYRSLSPRMTSALVEASAAINASLNLAEVLQAVAHKAAVVLRSEASSVLLLDKRRNRLVFMAAVGDRGPSLIGEEFDAGLGIAGKVAMTGKPVVVSDVRDHRDFFRGIDAKSSFQTRGLIAAPLIWKGDVIGVVEVLNKLGGTHFDDEDLALLQVFANLAASGAYNASQHQQVVKENRGLKETLKVSSPIIGNSASLKQVTDMVNRVAGSNATVLLLGETGTGKEVTARQVHAASPRSERPFIAINCAALPETLLESELFGHEKGAFTGAHAEKMGRFELADGGSLFLDEIGDISMSTQVKLLRVLQEREFVRVGGTKTISTDVRIIAATNRNLREAMEAGTFREDLYYRLNVFPINLPPLRARREDIPLLVDHFIQVSCVHLGCMKPTVSDEAMALLASYRWPGNIRELQNVIERSVLLADGATLVPAHLPREIIGDEPMAETPKCESSLWGYEKALIVKALRENGWNQSKAARSLGISRDNLRYRVKKFNIEKNSQ encoded by the coding sequence GTGAGCCTTCAGGATTCCGCCAGCTATCGCTCGTTGTCTCCGCGCATGACGTCGGCGTTGGTAGAGGCCTCCGCCGCCATCAATGCCTCCCTGAATCTCGCCGAGGTGCTCCAGGCCGTGGCCCACAAGGCGGCCGTCGTGCTCCGCTCCGAGGCGTCGAGCGTGCTGCTCCTCGACAAGCGGCGCAATCGACTCGTGTTCATGGCGGCGGTGGGGGACCGGGGGCCTTCGCTGATCGGCGAGGAGTTCGACGCAGGGCTGGGCATCGCCGGCAAAGTGGCAATGACGGGCAAGCCGGTTGTTGTCAGCGACGTTCGCGACCATCGGGATTTCTTTCGCGGTATCGATGCGAAGAGCAGTTTTCAGACGCGCGGACTGATTGCGGCGCCGCTCATCTGGAAAGGCGACGTCATCGGCGTCGTCGAGGTGCTCAACAAACTCGGCGGAACGCACTTCGACGATGAAGACCTCGCACTGCTTCAGGTATTCGCGAACCTCGCGGCGAGCGGGGCCTACAATGCCTCGCAGCACCAGCAGGTGGTGAAGGAGAACCGGGGCCTCAAGGAAACACTGAAAGTCTCGTCGCCGATCATCGGCAATTCCGCGTCGCTCAAACAAGTAACTGACATGGTCAACCGCGTTGCCGGGAGTAACGCGACGGTTCTGCTGCTCGGCGAGACCGGCACCGGCAAGGAAGTGACGGCCCGGCAGGTGCACGCGGCGAGTCCCAGGTCGGAGCGGCCGTTCATCGCGATCAACTGTGCCGCACTTCCTGAGACGCTCCTCGAGAGTGAGCTGTTCGGTCACGAGAAGGGAGCATTCACCGGGGCGCACGCCGAAAAGATGGGCCGATTTGAATTGGCGGACGGCGGCTCGCTGTTTCTCGATGAGATCGGCGACATCTCCATGAGCACGCAGGTGAAGCTGCTCCGCGTGCTTCAGGAGCGGGAGTTCGTCCGTGTCGGCGGCACCAAGACGATCAGCACGGATGTGCGAATCATCGCCGCGACGAATCGCAATCTGCGCGAGGCGATGGAGGCCGGCACTTTTCGTGAGGACCTGTACTACCGGCTCAATGTGTTCCCGATCAATCTGCCGCCGTTGCGTGCCCGACGCGAGGATATTCCGCTGTTGGTGGATCACTTCATTCAGGTATCGTGCGTGCATCTGGGGTGCATGAAGCCGACGGTCAGCGACGAGGCGATGGCCCTTTTGGCGAGTTATCGATGGCCGGGCAACATTCGGGAACTTCAAAACGTCATCGAGCGCTCGGTTCTTTTGGCGGACGGGGCGACGCTTGTGCCGGCGCACCTGCCGAGAGAGATCATCGGTGATGAGCCGATGGCTGAGACGCCCAAGTGCGAGTCGTCGCTTTGGGGATATGAGAAGGCACTGATCGTCAAGGCGCTGCGCGAGAACGGCTGGAACCAGTCGAAGGCGGCGCGCAGTCTGGGCATCAGCCGCGACAACCTCCGCTACCGGGTTAAGAAATTCAACATCGAAAAGAACTCGCAGTAA
- a CDS encoding sigma-70 family RNA polymerase sigma factor yields MSRREDRSSMASDEHLLVEFLAGDEDAFQTLVERHSEELYRFIGRFIRDGAAAEDIAQETFIQVFHSAAGFDPSRRLRPWLYTIAANKARDYLRSRVRKKELPLSTGASSGDSDQVSYLDFFSDDSLSPGEVLEERETRQRVQEVVSRMPDNLREVLILGYYQRFPYKEIADILSIPLGTVKSRLHAAVTHFSAAYKKFEQESSPTRKER; encoded by the coding sequence GTGTCCCGACGAGAAGATCGGTCCAGCATGGCGTCGGATGAGCATCTGCTGGTCGAATTCTTGGCAGGCGATGAGGACGCGTTTCAGACGCTGGTCGAGCGCCACAGCGAGGAGCTTTACCGGTTCATCGGCCGCTTCATCCGGGATGGTGCCGCTGCCGAGGACATTGCACAAGAGACGTTTATTCAAGTGTTCCATTCAGCGGCGGGCTTCGATCCGTCGCGTCGCCTACGGCCGTGGCTCTATACGATCGCGGCCAACAAGGCTCGGGACTACTTGCGATCGAGGGTGAGAAAGAAGGAACTCCCGCTTTCGACCGGAGCAAGCTCCGGTGATTCTGACCAGGTGAGCTATCTGGATTTCTTCTCGGACGACTCATTGTCGCCCGGGGAAGTTCTCGAAGAGCGGGAGACAAGGCAGCGGGTGCAGGAAGTGGTTTCACGAATGCCGGACAATCTCCGCGAGGTGCTGATTCTGGGGTATTATCAGCGCTTCCCCTACAAGGAGATTGCGGACATTCTCTCCATCCCGCTCGGGACCGTAAAAAGCCGTCTTCACGCCGCCGTGACCCATTTTTCCGCCGCTTATAAGAAGTTTGAACAGGAATCGTCGCCGACTCGTAAAGAGAGATAG